The sequence agaacaaaaaataaattagtttaccttcatcttgatgcttcttcttattcttctcgatTCTTTTCAACCTCTCATCTctaacaaaataagaaatatccAGAACATATTTCTCGATCACAGCAACATGCTCACGTAGGTCATTATCATTAAAGAGTTGAGTGTATTTTTGAGTCCACTTGAACCAGCATGATCATAAGCACGTGCTGGACTTGAAACATAATTGTGACTACCCAAATCTTTATCTTCATCCGCGACCTCTGCTGATGAAGTTAGGAGAGTCACACCTCTTATGTTTACCTTCAAAGCATCGATGGACGAATCCTTAACTTTGTACGTGTATGgcttaaatattttcatatatcTCTGCTCCATCTTACCGATGGTAGGGGTAAGGTACAGGTGCACAATCTAtaggaaaataaatataaattacacgatgtttactaatataataatattattatcatattataaaaaatataattttacctTGGAACTGTTTCCTTTGTACTTAAATAGGTCACCTTCCATTATGTTGTCACACTTCAACGTGTGCCATCTAAGAAGACAGGAAATAGGCAAAGAAGTATCCAACAACTACTGGCGTACCTTCCCAGATGAGTAAAGGCCTCATATATCCAAACCTGCAATCAATATAAGCATAAGTAAATCTACAAGGTCTatgtattattatataaataGGCAAGAGcctataataaatcaataagatgGTAGATTATAAGTACCAAAAACGCCCAGGGAAAGACACATAATGCGTACGGTGCATTATTCTTCTTCACAAATGCTTTTTTTTCTTGGTCAAATCAATCTTCTTTTTCAACTAGCTCAATGTCATCCCAAACGACTTTTTTCCTCATGGATACCCCCCAAAGAAATCTAAATCAGCCACCATCTTGATGTGGTCTGAATTCACCTTCTTTGACGGGACTTTGCCAACACCATCGAGTGCACGAATGATATAAGAATTACACGGACAACACaaaacacacttcaaaatcagtccacaagatcaaagatccgaggacccttttgaagaccaactctcggattcaacaaatacaataagaatacaagatacaagagtgtattttaacaccaaaataggtacaaaatgtgatgaacaagatgaacaacaataatacaagttttggattcaacgaagggcccaaaacagtccactacacaacacATACACGATTTGCAAGAAAGtaaaagatagtaacttgacatacaatattcacaaatctaagaaccctaacaatgagaaaggaccctaagacaaaTGAATAGcaacatcaagttcttacttggaccaaaatggactcatgaacctcaagacctaAGTTTCCAagtaaacaaacaacaaaagtgattccatCCTCTTGTTGTTACCTAGTTCCAAGTTTCAgatttgcctcaaggaaagaggactttgtCTTTCTATGTTGtacaatattcatattcatcaaaatcCCCTAATAAATGACCTAAAAggttccttatatagtagtttacaaacaaggtgtgaaatgtccaaaatgaccccttagtctcaAGTCTTCAAGTAGGTGCCCTTGGAGAGTATTATATGGACGGTTTTGGACCCTTTCTAAGTCCTCATTTGCACTTCACTTtcacactccaagtctcgggttcaatacatctcacaaATATGCATCATCATGGTCTACGTGTATCAACGAACTAAACCAAAGCGCACTTTAACTTTTGTTGATTAGTAAACCTATTACCTTTGATCAGGCTAACCAACCTTGAGGTAGTAATGCTCTTGTTATTCGTCGCCTTAAAATGAAAGCTTTTGCCATTTTGGAGGAATTCGTTCATTTTTGGTTCACGGCGATATGCTGAACAATTCAGCCCCGTAATTAGAGTAAattcctttaagccaaaacaagtTGGCTTACCCCTCATACAGAACCAAATTTcatgctattttttattatttttgatatgtcGTAGCAACACATAATGGACTATCTgtccattaaacttaaaatatttcggTATATACCTGAAGTATCCTAAACaagtcttcttaaaatcaacatacaacttttgttcaATAAGAATCTTTCTAAGTTCTCGATAGACCGTCATTATTGCTTTTATAGAAATCTTAGCAGGAAAAGAACCTAGCTCATCCATCCAAGTTGTTAGGTTGTAGGACTCAACAGAAATATCTCTTGCATAAATTGGCAAGGATAGGGGATCATCCTTCTCCCCATCTCCACTATCTCTCTTGTGGATCTTCACCGCTATAACTTTTACTTTCTTCTTCacttttccctttatttttttcttcattatcctCAACATTATCTCTCTCATGTGCACTACTTTcatcatatttaaaaatatcgACAAGGATTTTTTATTCAGTTTCCAACTCGATTCATCGACTACAGCTTTTTTCCTCTTAGAAGTTCTGGAAACTTCTTCTGTTTTTTGCTTCCTACTACTAGAAGCAGTGGAAGTAGGCCTTTTAACTGCTCTATGAACTCTcaccatttatgatctacaaCTAAAATTGAATTTATAGTGATCGATTtatcgaccactggtctattaataaaaagagaaaaatgcagCAAAAATAAATCTGCAGTGGTCGATCTATTGACCATtggtctattaagaaaaatgggaaaatgcCTTGGATCAAACATGCAAATCAAGTTCCAACTTCTCCAGATATTGGCAGtgtaattcaaaataataagaacaccattaaaatgggtccaattcagttcaacaaattcaaaattaatacaaaatataaatacaaaatttttctAATCATTATCCAAAGCAAAACACGATTAAACATGCGAAATCGACAATGTTAactaaaaaactcaaattttgactAAAAGAATCTCAACACAAAGCAGAAACAAAACAAATATACTAAAATGGATCTAAACTGATTGGAGAAAAAGATTAAACTTACCTGAGTaggagaaattgaaaaaatttgaCTTGGGAAGCAAGAGTCAACCAaaactttttttcttgaaaattaagaagaaaaattcaaagaagaagaggatttaaggagagagaaaagtttttgaatttattaaatgattttaataaatgtttgaaaaatcaataaatataaaaagggactatattgtattttttataaagttgtaTTCTCCaaattaagttttcaaagtgagttgttgaaaattttcaataaaaatttgcatttgttgcgacagatgattgagctattagaaattttcaaatagatattgagatctgctgcaatagattacctatcttgATACAAGTGCGACCACGAAGATGGAtgcatgtgagaatgtaatgaacccggggcttggagtgtgcgagtgaaggacttaaaacacaccaaaccgaCTCTAATATCACACTTagagtgtaaagaggagccttggaacacaacaaggcagCCCCTAAATACATTTGAAGGGAGTCTAgctcttaaaagggcattttggacattttgtattttatttgtaatctagtataaatagaacattgtaggacttttaaaattagattattaatgatgttgtaagtcttgaaatacaaagaaacacaagtcctctctccttgaggcaccaaaacaAAAATTAGGCtatcactcttgttgatctcatggcttggaaacgtgatgcttgggaggtggattctgaCCTTGTGTCTTCTTAAGAGATAGGTAAACATTGTTTGTAGTGTTAAGGGTAGAAGAGTGTAATATGCTCTTGGattcttaatattataccttcattaagtctatctaactatccctttacttttattgtaatcttgtagtagtttgtgttcttgtaaccgtttctatctcttgttagtaaaacTGTGTGTTGTTcctatattattattgttgtccaTATCACcatattgttgctgttttggtgtatttacaccttcaatagcttgttgttattgtgttttcattattgttgtagtgaattcgagagtggtcaccaaaggggtcctcagTTTTTCAAATTTGTGAACTGAtatggtgtttgttttgtgttttctttgtctttattgtatcatttggtatcaacgcatggcttgatcttgttcctacaagatcaatcttgggcttgcttgatagaaaattcaaaaaaaaaaagtgttagaaaactgaaaaatcaaaaagaagcaaatctgtccattttgtgttcttggccaaaattgtgttattgttgtgtcttggtcgagatttttacttgttttgttttTTCTAGTGTTATATTTCTTCAtctctaacactcttgagtctaaatctaagtttggtcttacattgttggtgttgttttcgTGAACATAGGGCTTGGCCAAATTGTTGTTGAAACATTGTTGTGGTGTactgttttggccttgtggtcttcatcttgttgttgttctaagTTTGTCCACGTGATATTATTGTTCATTGGTGGTctaagaaccattttgttgaaattgtagttgtcttggccaagtgttgtaaatattgtattgtgaaaattaAAAGTTGGTCGTGTGaaaattatggtatttttagagattgttgttggttgtttttggtgattgttgatgttgttcttgaagttcttcacaacctccATATCTTGTTAATataaagtgaacattagatctataaaggtgaaggaaaaaaagggtgaagctttgttagtcttgaaagacttaccatcactcatcaaATAGTCAATCACATCTTAACTACTTTCCAACAACTTCCCATAAAATAAGGGTCCATGttataaggagaagtacaagaaagtcaaagtcttaaaaacttaaatttgagaaggctccaagacttgtttTAATTTCCCTCTTAAAAACAAATTCCACTAATTCCTAAAttgtaaattgaccaagacttgagaTTAGACAACAAAAATTattagaaaccgcaaccaattacGTGCTGCCATGTCATTATtgttactgttcacacaacaattttggctcaaatttcagattttcttattttctttttatcgTTCCGTAGTTTTATTTGATTGGTCCGAAtgctaattgacaagctagtaaactcctactagattgtaaattagttttgtgtCCGTTTGTTCATGTTAAcattttttgtgtgcttttctcttttgtgaattcattgtatcttgttggttcaagtccagaagcaaattttctttgagtcaactcaaacaaaaatctattccggACCAAGGTggactcatccctcaatcactcataAAGTACAAGCtagctttcaacacttgtgaaaccaagtgtgaggtaaaaattgagagtgagagtatggtgaggcatttttgagctaacaagtttatttgttttgttgttcgttgttgtcttttcttttaggtaccatggctgccactaATCTCGATGCCACGTTTGACCGTATCACCGATAATATAGAAGACATGAAATGGCACGTTGAAAGGCTACGCTAATTGGTATCCATACTTATCCCAACAAATCCAAAACCTAAGGTCCAAACACCTTGCGGTGAGATCTTCccgaaggaagttgctgcccaaacttgtgaagaactttcacaccaaggtaaagacgaACATACTCATGAATATCAATGTAAAATAGCTATCACTTACACTTTGGTACATGTGGATGATGGACGTGTGACTAATAAGccgttgagtgtgagtagtaaCTTACCTAcgtatgagtatattgattcctCACCACTTatagataatgtaaatattatgtGAGTGGatacttcttttattactctaggtcttctTGATCCAATAGCAGACCCAATgttggagttaataaagaaggaattggctagagcaacagccataaaaagaacagttaggcaaggtcaacctaatgttgaagctctttatgACCAATCTACTACAATAGATCCAGTTGCTTCTTTTGGGggtattgctggtggagttgttgatgttggtggcagcCATCATGATATTGATGCTATTTCCAATCGTGATGATGAGCATTTTGatgctcaataaaaaataaatacatttgaaatcaTCCCTTACACAGGTCTCtctcacccttacagtggtccttctcacccttcttcaccctcatgttctcattgcaaatccaaagtgtgcaaggacaacCAGGATAAACTTCTTGGAAAcctagaggctatctctaaagatGCTGAGgcattgaaatccaagaggggtatcATACTATACAAGAAGGTTAGGgatccatacactcctacagtggtggttaggaggaagaaaagaaaacaaaaaagattgcaactcctccctctctAAAAGCTGTTAAAGTTTTGGGGCCACTAAAGAAGGTGTACATATATGTGACACTTGGCGACCAAGAGAGAGTGGAACTATGAAATGCCAAGAATCCCAAGAAGAAGAAATTTGCAGAAGAATACACCATTCATATGTTTGACCACCATGACTTTAGAAGTATGAAATTTATGCGTAAGTGGTACATGGATacggtaagtttacttttcctaacctccCCTtataatctactccatgaagaagaagctacacaacagacgtgtcatttgttgcaatatctGGGTATTCTGGCACAACTGGTGATTgttatattgcaacaaattaaaaatttgttgcataagttgtgttagtTGGGTAATCTATGAATAggttcagagaaccctctgcaacagatagaccatctattgtatctttccactatgtttttcttctttataattactaactgATAGCCTAAAGACTACCAAACACATGAAATTGGATACTAAGATGCaattccagcaaccaaacaaagagaaaacaacatataaaatggagatgaagaagaagattacttgaaattgaaagatagatagaaagacccttacccTTATTAAGTGATTAGCACTATAAGATGTTTCAAATCTTCAAACACACttcacaaataagagttcaaaccttcctcttaggtgacccaaatgaaacactcttcctcaaaccACCTTTCTTgtaaaattatccaaaacaagtgaaacccttACTTCAAATATTCTTGAATCACTTTCGGATTCTAAGAGCTCaaactagagactaaaaactacaatataagagtaatatccaatttcatcaaagtttaATGAAaggagaagtaaaatggtctatttatacttttACATTTAATGGACAAAAGTGCCCTTAATGAGGGAGGGAATTTGGGGCGCCATTTGAGTGTTGTTTTAGAGTGCATAATGAATTCAATGCCCTTCACttgaggtgcctcttgagtgtataagttCCCTTCCTTCCTTCTCTTGAGCAAGCCTTCAAAATACTTAGAAAAATCTTCAATTGCTTGCTAATTCCAAAGCCTTGACCCTTAGACCATACTTTGTGCTTTTGATGCTCCTTGTGattatatcatcctctccatattgaaagaaatttgtcctcaaattctgATCTTgtaaaaccaaagagagagcaaaaaaataatacaaaatcccCTTGGTAGGAGTGTTAGCATCAGTACCACACttatatcatcaacccatggttgctcacactGAATATACATCCACATATCCTTGgtttttttaacataaaaagcttagcataaagggtaccaaatacatgtcaagaatAAGTGAACACGACCAGCAACTATAACCTTCACATCTCAAGAGTATGCCGGGGTCAAATAGGAGCAAATGGTAAAGGTTTAAGTCAAGATGGCCTATTTTTTTCACTAGGTTACCAAGTTCACAATCATTAAAGACATTATCTACCATTAGGACAAACACAAGGTCACTATGAATAAGATTAATATAATGGCTTTTATTACACAAGTTCAATGGACCATGTTCAATATCAAGACCATCATTACTAACATCAACACTAACTTGGAAGTTTCCAATCACactattctcatgttcaagtgGTGGATTAATCTTAGGTGCGCATGGTTTACTATATATATCAAGAGATGTCCTtgttcaacccaaccttgaagcgaATAACATCATGTTACACTTGTTCACCTCTATGGTCAAGTTTCAAGACAAGTTGCTgaaattcatcataataggcTATGACACTCTTGTTTCCTTGCCTTAGATTATAAATCTTGGTAAGAAGCTCATGCCTTTAATGCTCCGGTACATATCTTTCTCTCATAATTCTATTAAACATCTCCCAAGGAGGTGGTTGTCCAtcaatcaacacatcatcaaatcttttggtgtaatcccaccaagtgtttgcatatccttcaaagtgagCAATAGCAttgcaacttttcttttctttagaaaaGTCATTCACTTGAAAAATCTTTTCTCAAGCAGATTCCTAAGCTAAGTACACTtccggatcactctcacctttgaaaattggaATGCCAACCTTGATTGAATTAATGCCAATGTCCCAGATTCTTGGTTGATCACTATGCCCATGCCTTGTATCTTGCCCCAAGAATATACCATAAGGCCCTCTTTGATCATGTTATGCTCTCATTGTTTCTTCAAACCAATAGTCATCTTTAGGAATATCATAACCTTCTTGCTCCACTCTACCATAATCCTCAATTTGGATGGGTGGGTTTCGGATTTGAGGCCTTT comes from Capsicum annuum cultivar UCD-10X-F1 chromosome 2, UCD10Xv1.1, whole genome shotgun sequence and encodes:
- the LOC124896323 gene encoding uncharacterized protein LOC124896323; protein product: MEGDLFKYKGNSSKIVHLYLTPTIGKMEQRYMKIFKPYTYKVKDSSIDALKVNIRGVTLLTSSAEVADEDKDLGSHNYVSSPARAYDHAGSSGLKNTLNSLMIMTYVSMLL